A genomic stretch from Oreochromis niloticus isolate F11D_XX linkage group LG11, O_niloticus_UMD_NMBU, whole genome shotgun sequence includes:
- the glrx3 gene encoding glutaredoxin 3, which produces MANLVEATTQQQFEDFLAKAGKCLTVVHFQAAWAPQCGQMNEVMAELAKEHAHTTFVKLEAEAVPEVSEKYEISSVPTFLFFKSGEKVDRLDGAHAPELTKKVQRLAVSEGPGGAAEGSGADLNQRLKKLINAAPCMLFMKGSPQEPRCGFSRQIVALLKEHNIQFSSFDILSDEEVRQGLKTYSNWPTYPQLYVNGELVGGLDIVKELAESGELENTCPKAVTLEHRLKTIINQSPVMLFMKGNKEAARCGFSRQILELLNGTGVDYDTFDILQDEEVRQGLKTYSNWPTYPQLYVKGELIGGLDIVKELKESGELVSVLKGES; this is translated from the coding sequence atggcGAATCTCGTGGAGGCGACTACTCAACAGCAGTTTGAAGATTTCTTAGCCAAAGCTGGAAAATGCCTTACCGTGGTGCATTTCCAAGCGGCGTGGGCTCCTCAGTGTGGCCAAATGAACGAGGTGATGGCCGAACTGGCCAAAGAACATGCGCACACTACGTTCGTGAAGCTAGAGGCGGAAGCGGTCCCGGAGGTGTCGGAGAAGTATGAAATTTCCTCCGTCCCCACTTTCCTTTTCTTCAAGAGCGGAGAGAAAGTGGACCGCCTGGACGGGGCTCACGCTCCGGAACTGACTAAGAAGGTGCAGCGCCTCGCGGTGAGCGAGGGACCCGGTGGAGCCGCTGAGGGCAGCGGCGCAGATCTGAACCAGCGGCTGAAGAAGCTAATCAACGCCGCCCCCTGCATGCTCTTCATGAAGGGGTCACCCCAGGAGCCCCGCTGCGGATTCAGCCGACAGATAGTTGCGCTGCTGAAAGAGCACAACATCCAGTTCAGCAGCTTCGATATCCTGTCCGATGAGGAGGTCCGACAGGGGCTGAAGACGTACTCCAACTGGCCCACCTACCCCCAGCTGTATGTGAACGGGGAGCTGGTGGGAGGACTGGACATAGTGAAGGAACTGGCTGAGTCCGGAGAGCTGGAGAACACCTGCCCGAAGGCTGTCACCTTAGAGCACCGACTGAAGACCATCATCAATCAGAGTCCAGTCATGCTGTTCATGAAGGGCAACAAAGAGGCTGCCAGATGTGGCTTCAGCAGGCAGATACTGGAGCTCTTGAACGGTACCGGGGTGGATTATGACACCTTTGATATCCTGCAGGATGAAGAAGTGCGGCAGGGGCTCAAGACTTACTCTAACTGGCCAACCTACCCTCAGCTCTATGTGAAAGGAGAGCTTATCGGTGGTTTGGACATTGTCAAGGAGTTGAAGGAGAGTGGAGAGCTGGTATCAGTCCTGAAAGGGGAGTCGTAG